CGCGGTTTCCGCCCGGCCCGATTGTCCGAAGACCCGGTCCACCTCCGGCACGGTCCGGATGAGGCGGTCGGTTATCTGGAGCAGATGGGCCGACTCTCCCACCGAGACCCCGGGCGTCAGGGTCGGCATGTACAAAAGGTCCCCTTCGTAGAGAGGGGGCATGAATTCCGTCCCCAGATGCGTCAGTGGAATCGCCGCCGTTACGAGGAAGGCTCCGGCTATGGCAAGCATCATCCAGCGATGACGGAGCGCTCCTCCAATCACCGGACGATAGAGGAGGACCAGGAACCGGTTGATAGGATTGTTGTTTTCTGCCGGAATTTTTCCCCGGATGAGAAATCCCATCAGGACCGGCACCAGGGTGATCGACAGGCCGGCGGAAATGGCGATGGACCAGGTTTTGGTGAAGGCCAGCGGCTTGAAGAGCCGGCCCTCCTGTTCCTGGAGGGCAAAAATCGGAAGGAAGGACACGGTGATCACCAGGAGGGAGAAAAAGAGGGAGGGCCCCACTTCCCGTGCTGAGCGGAGGGCCGTGTCCCAAGGGTTTTCCGCATCTCCGGAGAATTCCCGGTGCTTGTGCATGTTCTCGATCATCACGATCGCCGCGTCTACCATGACCCCGACAGAGACCGCGATTCCTCCAAGGGACATGATGTTGGCGGTGAGTCCCTGACGCGCCATGAGGACAAAGGCCGCAAAAATACCGACCGGAAGGCTCAGGATGGCGACAAGGGAAGAACGGAGCCGGGACAGGAACAGGAGGCAGACCAGAGAGACCGCGACCGACTCCTCCAGAAGTTTTTCAAGGAGATTCCGGATGCTTTTCAGAATCAGCCGGGAACGGTCGTAGGTCGTGACCACCTCCACGCCGGGCGGCAGCATCGGCGAAAGAGCCCGGATCTTTTCTTTCACCACCCGGATGACGTCGAGCGCGTTGGTGCCTCCCCGGGTAATGACGATCCCCCCTGCGACTTCGCCCTCTCCATCGAGTTCCGCCACTCCCTGCCGGAGTTCCGGGCCGAGATGCACGGTGGCCACGTCGGAGAGACGAACCGGATCTCCTCCGGTTCCGACGGCAAGGGGAATATTCCGGATGTCCGAAAGGGAATGAATGTATCCCCGGGTCCGGACCATGTATTGCGCTTCGCCCATGTCCACGACAGAGCCGCCCACATCGCCGTTCGAGGCCCGGATCGCCCGTTCCACCCGGGAGAGGCTCACATGGTAAGCCAGAAGTTTTTCCGGATCGACTTCGACCTGGAATTCCTTTACCATCCCGCCGACCGACGCCACTTCCGCCACGCCGTGGAGGCTCTGGAGCTCGAATTTCAGGAACCAGTCCTGCAGGGCCCGCAGTTGGGACAGGTCATGACGGTGTGTTCGGTCGACCAGAGCGTATTCATAGACCCAGCCCAGACCGGTGGCATCGGGGCCCAGTGTGGCCGTCACCCCCGGAGGAAGACGGCTTTCGACCTGATTCAAATATTCCAGCACCCGGGACCGGGCCCAGTACTGATCCGTTCCCTCCTTGAAAAGAATGTAGATGAGCGAATTTCCGAAATCGGAATAACCGCGGACATGCCGCACCCCCGGAATTGTCAGAAACGCCGTCGTCAGGGGATAGGTCACCTGGTTTTCGACGACGGACGGAGGCTGACCATGGTAGACGGCCTTGACGATGACCTGGGTGTCGGACAGGTCCGGAATGGCATCCAGGGGGCTCTTGATCAGGGAAACGCCCCCCCAGACGAGCAATAACAGAGACAGGGCGAGAACCCAATACTTTCTTCGGATGGACCAGTCGATGATGCGGGCGATCATGGGCGAACTCCTTTTTCCATCCGTTCCGAAACGTTTTCGAACCGGGACTCGGCATCCAGAAGGAACTGGCCGCTGACCACGACCCGATCCCCTTCGTGAAGGCCGGAAAGGATTTCGACCCAATGCTCGGAACGAATTCCGGCCTTTACGCGTACCGGCCGGAAATGTCCTTCGCCAACCTCGGTGATCACGACTGTCCTGGATCCCGTGCGGATCAGGGCCGCCCGCGGGATCACCAAGGCACGGGGACGGGGATCGGGATGAAGCGTCGCTTCAAGGTACATCCCGGACTTCAGGAAGCCGTCCGGATTTTTGACGGAGACGCGGGCCCGGATGGTCCGGCTTTTGGCATTGATCTCCGGATCCACGAATTGCAGGGTTCCCCGATAGGTCCGCTCCGCCATGGCCGGAACACGGAGAATGACCCGATCTCCCGCCTTGACCCAGGCCAGTTGCGTCGGGTAAAGGGCGACATCGACCCAGACCCGGGAAGGATCGATCAGTGTCATCAGCGGCCTCCCCGGAACAATCCCGCTTCCCACCCGTACGGAAATCGACGACACGATTCCCGAATAGGACGAGAGGACAGGAACGGTCGAACGGGCCTTCCCGGTTTTTTCCAGGCGTGAGATCTCGGAATCCGGCACACCGAGGAGACGAAGACGCTCCCGGGCGGCATCCAGGAGGTTTCGGTCGTCTTTTGAGCCGAGATCGGAGCGGACCGCCTCCAGAGCGATCAGGTCCTCCCGCTCGGTGCTGGCAAGTTCCGGCGAATACACCCGGGCGAGAAGACTCCCTTTCCGGATCGCATCTCCCGGTGCCCGGACGGACAGATCCCGGATCCATCCCCGGAAACGTGTCGACACGGTCCGGCTCCGGTGCCGGTCGAACACGACCGTTGCCGCCGTCCGGATCGTGCGGGAAAAAGTTCGCCGCACGACAGGAACAACCCTTATTCCCAGCGTTTGGCGGATGCGAGGATCCACAGATACCGCATTCTTGGCGGAAGCAGAGGGTCCGGAATAAACGGGAATGTAGTCCATCCCCATGTTGTCCTTCATCGGATGGTCCGAATGAATGGAGGGATTCATGGGGTTCCGCCAGTACAGGACGGTTTTTTCCGGGGGAGTCGGTCGAGTCCGGGTTTTCGGGCCAATCTCCCGGGAAGGAAGGCCTCCTCGGACAATGATCGCCCCGGCCGCGAAACCGATGGCAAGCGAAAGGACAACAGCCGAAACAAATTTACGGTTCATGGTTTCCTCCCGGAAGCACCCCGGCCAGATAGGAGAGCCTGGCCTCCGATTTCAAGATGTCTGTGCGGATGGAAAACTCCTGGATCCCGACGTTTTCGAGCTTCTCCATCGCCCGTAGAACTCGGTCCATTCCGAGTATTCCGGTCCCATAGGCGGCTAACGCGGCCTCCACGTTCCTCTTCGCTTCGGGAAGGAGTATGCGGTCGAAGAGATCCCTCCTCCGGAGGAGATGGCGGTAGGCCCCTTCGGCATCCCGGACTTTCTCGATGAGTCGTTGCCGGATCGCTTCCCGGTCGTCCTCCAGTGCCTCCAGTTCGTGCTCTTCTTCCGCGATCTTCGGGTCTTGGCGCTCTCCCGGGCGAACCGGAAGATTGAAGGTCAACAGGACCGAAAACAGGTTTGGCGTTGAGGTGATCAGGTTCGGTCCCATAAAGTAGCTGTAGTCGCCTTCGACGGTCACGGCCGGAATCTTGTCTTTTTCAGAGGCGCGGACGCGACGTTCCTGGGCGGCAACTTTTGCGTCTAGGGATTGTAGAGCCGGGTGGTCCTTGAGGCGGTCGAGGAGAAGGACATCGGAGGGGAGAACCGGAAAGCGCGGTTCCTCAGGAGAAATCCGGAACGGCCGGGAAAAATGCATGAGCCGCATCAAAAGGTGGAGGTGTTCTTCCTTCTGGAGACTGAGAGATTCCAGTCTGTCTCCGATTTCATCTTTCTGAAACTGAGACAAAAGGACATCCGATTCCGATCCGGTTCCCTGACGATAGCGGACCAGGGCCGACTGGAAGGCTTTCTCCCAGAGCTGTCCGATCGATCGAAGGAAGTTTTCCGTCCGGTGGATCCGAATCATCTCGACCCAAGCAATTCTTATGTCGCGAACAAGAAGAGCCTTCCGGTCTTCGAGTTTCCAGAGGGAAGCATTTTTCTCCAGACCGGCGCTTTGGTGGATCAGGGACCGTTGGCCCCAGGGGAGGAAGGATTGTCTGACACCGGCGGTCGTCATGGTCAGGACGCTTTCTCCCATGCCGAGATTGATGGGAAAATACTGTTCGCCGATGACGATTTTCGGATCGGCGAGCTCGCCTGCACGGATGGAAAAAGCTGCGGCCCGGGCGAGGTCCGCGCGCTCTTTTCCTATCTCCGGATTTCCGGAAAGTCCCAGGCCGATGGCCTGGTCAAGGGTGAGAACCTGCCGGGCCGGGTGGACTGTGTGGGAAGAGGTTCCGGAAATATCTCCGGTTCCCGCCCAAAGAGGCGGGAGTTCTCCGGCATAGGGCCCGACACGAAGAACGCTTGCGACAACCAGCAAACAGGCTGAAAAATGAACGATCAAACGATGGACGGTTCCCGTTGAAGGGAACCCGGGAGAAGGGCCTGCCGATCCTCTTCTCCCGGAAATCAACACTCCGGAAAATGACATGAGTCCTCCTTGCTGTTCAGTGCGGCATAAAAAACCGGCCGTTTCGGAAAGATTCCCAAAACGGCTACTAGAACAGGGAGGAACTCAAATCAGGAGGGGACGATTGACAGGAAGCGCGAAGGGTGGCGAGGAGGAAAAGGGCCCGAAAATGGACGGGCGGACTGGAAGATTTTCTGGCGGACCAAAAGCGGCAATGAAAAGGATCGAAACCACCGGTGCCTGATTCCGGAGGATTTTTGGTGAAATTTCTGCCGGATGAACGTCGGAAAGGAGGCAGACGTCACAAATCGATGCACGACATATCGAGGCTTTGGCCGTGTGCTTGCAGCAGGGAAGGGTTCCCTTCATGCCCTTCATGGGGCAGGATCCAGAATCCATTCCGGTCCTTGCCTGAACGCCGGATTCTGCGGAAAGGACAGCATGCGCGCTTGCCGGTTGTCCTGGCCCGGAAAGGAGCCAAAAGACGCCGGAAAGGAAGACGATTTGAAAGAAGCCGATCCTGAGCCATCCAGAGTTTTTCATATTTTCATCCTAGAAGAGATCCTTTCTGGAGTCAACTCGGGAAGTTTTGCCCCTTGTTCCGGTCATCGGCCAGGCAGACTTGGCCTGATCCTGTCCGCCACATTGGGGCATGTACCGACAAAATATCCGGTGGCGACCAGGATTTCGCATATGAACAATATTCCGTCTGGTTACTAAATCATAAATCGTCCCAGCCATATTATGCTTTCAAAAAGGTTGTCAGGGCGATAGATTAGATCGGGTCGGCTCTCTCTTGTCGCCGATTAAATGGATCCTCCAATAAACTGCTCCTCTGGTTTTCTGAGAAAGAAAGGTTTGAAGGGACATCTCGAAATGAATGGAACGAGCTCGGTTGGGAAGCATAAAATGTCCCTACGAAAAGAAGGATAAAATGTCGTTCACGACATTTTATCCTTCCCAACTCATCAGATGACAGGTTCTGAATTCTCAAACTTGAAATCACAATTTGTGACATCAAGTTGGGGGGGCCGCCGGAAACTCCCTTTGGTATTCACGGAACAGGGAGTGTCAATGCTCTCCAGCGTGTTGAACAGCGAACGGGCCATCCAAGTCAATATCGCCATCATGCGGGCATTCGTCCGGATTCGAGAAATGCTCTCCACCCACAAGGAACTGGCCTTCAAACTGGAGGAACTGGAGCGGAAGGTCGGGATTCACGACCAAACCATCGTTCAACTGATCGAGGCGATCCGGCAATTGATGGAACTTCCAGCGGAGAAAAGGAACCCGATCGGTTTTACAACCAACGAGGAGGGATAATGGTCACTGTGCACGATGTGGCTCGATTTTCTCGAGTTCTCTACTAAAACGACTCCATGAATCCGGACCTCCTGAACCTTTCCTCCTACCGTGTCCTCCGGGTCGAGGATGCCGACGGGGACTACCAGATCAAGGCCGAAACACTCTCTCCTCCCGGACGATGCGTCCATTGCGGTTCCATCGACTTGGTTGGATTCGGACGCCGGGAGCAGTGGATCCGGGACCTCCCCATCCACGGAAAACGGGTCGGGATCGCCGTCGATACCCGGCGCTTCCGCTGCAAATCCTGTGGACGGACCTTCTATGAGCCCCTTCCTGCCGTAGACGACAAGCGGCTCATGACGACCCGGCTGAAGACTTGGCTTGAGAAAAAGTCCCTCCGCCACCCCTTCAGCCAGTTGGCAGAGGAGACGGGAGTCGGAGCCCTCACCATCCGGAAGGTCTTCGATGACTACGCCCAGGATCTCAAGGATTCCCTCAGTTTCGAGACCCCGGAGGTCCTGGGGATCGACGAGGTCCACCTTATCCGCCGATCCCGGGCGGTCTTCACGAACATCCCCTCCTGCTTCGTGATCGAGATGCTTCCCGACCGTAACAAGACGACCGTCGCCCGATATCTTGCGGACCTTCCCGACAAGGGGCGGATCCGGTGCGTGGCCATCGATATGTGGCGGCCCTATCAGGACGCCGCTCGGGAGACCCTGCCGGGAGTTCCCATCGTCGTGGACAAGTTCCATGTTCTGAAGATGGCCAACGCCGCCCTGGATACCCTCAGGAAGACCGTGGGTGTAACGCTTCCTCCCGAGAAACGGCGGTCCCTCATGCGATACCGCCATGTCCTTCTGAAGCGTTTTTCGGACCTGAACGAGGTCCAGAGAAAGCGACTGGACGAATGGAGCCGGGACTTTCCGGCCTTGACCAAGGCCCACCAGGCGAAGGAGGGATTCTTCGACATCTACGAGTCATCCTCCCGGTCGGAGGCGGTCAGACGGTATAAGGATTGGGACGCCGATCTCGATCCGGAGATCCGGACCACCTTTGGCCCGCTCCTGACCGCCTTCCAGAACTGGGAAGGGTCGATTCTGGCCTATTTCGACCACCGGGTCACGAAGGCCTGCACGGAGTCGTCGAACAACCTGATAAGGGCCGTTCAGCGGATGGGACGGGGGTACAGCTTCGACGTGCTCCGGGCCCGGATCCTGTTCGCCCGGCATGGAGCCCACCGGATGAAACCGTTCAGGAGACCGGGATTTATGGGAAAAAACCGGCTTGAGGACGACAGAGCCCTTGGTTATGAGTTGCCATCACAGACATTGAACCGGAGGAAATCAGCCTCGGAGTGGACACCTCAACACTTCTGGATCTGATTGAAAAAGGGGAGATCTGATCCAAGATCACTCACAGAATTCAGAGATCCTCTATCGGCAAGAATTCAGGGGTTGTTTATTGATTGCTCTCAGCCAGGGACAGCAAGCCGTCTCCCCCCTCGCGAACAAGGATCACGGGGTACCGTCGCCGTGTCTTGAGGAAGGACAGGAGCTTTTGGGAAGGTTACCGCTGGAGGGTTCCTTTCCCGAAATAGTACCAGAGGGAAAAGTTGGGAGTGGTGGACAGGTATTGGTTGGTTCCCCAAGCCGGAAGTAGAACTCCTGCGGACAGGGCGAGCCGGTCCGTGAGATTGATCTCGACGGAAGGCTGGATCCCAATCAGGTTGAAGTTCGTGGGATGGGTGTTGACCGGAAGACCGTCTACGGAAAACGGAAGCTCGGACAACCCGACCATTTCCAGGAGGAATCCCAAACCTCGGTTTTCGTCGACTACGTCCTCGACGGCCATCCGGTACTGGATCAGGTCTCCGAACTGGGCAAAAAACTTCGGGTCGGCCGCCGTAACCGATTCGATGCCGGGAAAGCTGTAGGTATAGTACAACCCTCCGTAGAACCGGAGCGGCCGGATATTCTTCCTGAGAAGCAGGGTTCCTGTCAGGGAAGGACTTCCGAAATGGGTGGCGGGGAGAACCGAAATGGGAGGAAGCCCTCCCTTTGGAACGGGCGTTCCAAGCCAGGAAGTGGTCGGGAGAGTGACGAAGAAGAAGGTCGCGAAGGATGGGCGCGCCGAGTTCGGGTTCTGGATGATCCAGCGGTGCTTGATGCCCAGCGTGAAATCGTTCAGCCCCCATCCGTCGAGGGGAGAGCCGCCGATCGAGGAGAAGGTTCCGATGAGCGACGGAAGGACGGCCAGTTCCGTGTTCTCTCCCAGGCCGAAATACATGGCCTCCAGTGCGAGCATCTGGGTTTCATAGAATCCCGGCGGCAGTGCCGTGATGCCCCCGCTGTTGGTATACTGGGCCTGGGTGAAGCGGGTGTAGAAGAAGAAGCGGGCGTTGAAGACTCCCTCCGGGAGGGTGTCGGCGTAGGAGACGAGGTCCGGACCGGCCGTCAGGGGATTCCAGGAATGCTTGTAGGCGGCGAGGGCGTCCGGTCCGTTGAGGGAGAGGGATTCCTCCGGTCCTGCTCCTCCTTTCGCGGGGGGGGGCCGAGGCCGTCACGGATTCGGCGGCTGGGGCACCCGTCGGTCCTCCGGTACCCGCCAGGGCCGTTCCCGCGAGACTGGCAAGGAGGGCCCCACAAAATGCGACCGTCCCGACAAGAAATTTTTTCTTTTCCGTTGTCAGGGAATGTTTGTTCATCCATCTGACCCCGATTCGTCGGCCGGATTCAGTCCGGGATGGGTCTCCTCCGAACCGGTCGCCACCCAGAGCCCCGACAGGCCAAGGAGGACCGCCGTCGTCCAGAAGGCGATCTCCGTCTCCTTTTCCCATTGGGCGAGAAGGCCCAGAAGGACAGCCCCGACTGCATATCCCGTGTCGCGCCAGTAGCGGTAGGTGCCCAGGGCCCGTCCGCGCCAGGCGGGAGGAGAAATGTCCGCGACCGCGGCCACGAGAGTGGGGTAGAGAAGGGCCATGCCGATCCCCATGACGCAGGCGAAGAATCCCCAGAGAAACACGTTCCGGGACAAGACGATGCCGGCGATCCCGCCGCCCAGGCACCAGAGCCCTCCGACGATGGGCTTCTTTCTCCCGACGATGTCGGAGAGATGCCCCGTTGCCGTCTGGGCGATCCCCCATGTCATGGCATAGAGGCCGGTCAGCCATCCGATTTCGGTGAGGGACAGTCCCCGACTCCGGAAAAAGACGGGAAAAAGTCCCCAGACCAGGGTGTCCGCGATCTTGTTGGCAATGCCCGCTTGGGATAGGGCCCGGAAGGTGGGATGGCGGAAGGAGACCAGGAGAAAGATTTCTTTGGCCCCGGGGTGGTCCGGAACGCCTCGAGGGAATCGCGGCCGGGGGCCGGAAAAGCTCCCCTCTTTGTGTTCGTCGTGCTCCGCCCGAGCCCAGGGAAGCGTCTCCCGGACGAAGAGAACGGACATAGCCAGGGCGGCCAGGACGACGGTCAGGCCAAAGCCGAAAAGGGCCGACCGGGGGCCGAACCGGACGGACAGGTAGCCGGTGGCGACTCCCGCTACGCCCATGGCGAGGTATCCGGCGCTTTCGTTCGCGCCGGTCGCCAGTCCCCGTTCCTGGGGCCGGGTGATGTCCAGCTTGCTCGTCACGGTCATGGACCAGGCGAACCCCTGGTTGATCCCCAGGAAGAGATTGGCCGCCACGATCCACCACCAGTTGCGGGCCTCGAGAATGAGGAAGGGGATGGGAAGTCCGGCGAGCCATCCCGCCACCAGGACGCGCTTTCGCCCGAACCGGTCGGCCAGGCTTCCGGCGACAAAGTTCAGCATTCCCTTGACCAGGCCGAAAGAAAGCACGAAGGAGAGAAGAAACAGAAAGGAGCCCTTTGCCACGCCAAACTCCCCCGACAGCGCGGGAAGGACGGTCCGCTCCATTCCGATGACGAGGCCCACGAAAAAGACCTGGAGGATCTGGTGGAGGAACTGGCCACGGTTGATCCGGATTCCCCGGCGGTAGGGGGGGGCGAATTGCGGAGTCACGCTCCCTCTTTCCGCTCCCGGGAGAAGGGCAGGATCTCCGTCAGGCTCTTTCGTTTTTCGGAGTCGGTCTCCATCTGGTCGAGGACGATCTGGCGAATGAGGTCGCAGACCTCGAGCACTTTGGGACTGGTCACCCGATACCGGCAGGAGGTCCCGGCCTTTTCGCAATAAACCAGGGCGCGGGCCTTCAGCACATTGAGATGCTGGGAGACGTTGGCCTTCGAGAGCCCGGTCAGGTCGGCCAGCTCGCCCGAGCCCCGCTCCCCCCACCCGATGTGGCTGATGATCTCGAGGCGCTTGGGATGCGACAGGGCCGAAAACATTTCGGCGACAAGAATGAAGCGAGCAGTATCCATACGGGGATGTGTCCTCCTTAAAGGGAACCGGATGCCGGTTGGTGTCCAAGATTGATCGCGACAATCCTCTCGAATCCGGCGGGTTTGTCGGGAATGTCGGCCGTCAGGTGGGCGATGAATTTCTTTCGGTCTCCAAGGGTCAGAAAGGGGTTGAATCGCTTCTCGAACCCGATCGTCGAGGAGGGTTTTCCGGAGATCCCGGCGGCGCAGACGCTTCCCGAGGTGTGACCTGGATAGATCTCGACTTCGTCGGGAAGAGCCAAAAGTCTTTTGTGAAGGCTGTCGAAGATC
The sequence above is drawn from the Leptospirillum ferriphilum ML-04 genome and encodes:
- a CDS encoding efflux RND transporter periplasmic adaptor subunit: MNRKFVSAVVLSLAIGFAAGAIIVRGGLPSREIGPKTRTRPTPPEKTVLYWRNPMNPSIHSDHPMKDNMGMDYIPVYSGPSASAKNAVSVDPRIRQTLGIRVVPVVRRTFSRTIRTAATVVFDRHRSRTVSTRFRGWIRDLSVRAPGDAIRKGSLLARVYSPELASTEREDLIALEAVRSDLGSKDDRNLLDAARERLRLLGVPDSEISRLEKTGKARSTVPVLSSYSGIVSSISVRVGSGIVPGRPLMTLIDPSRVWVDVALYPTQLAWVKAGDRVILRVPAMAERTYRGTLQFVDPEINAKSRTIRARVSVKNPDGFLKSGMYLEATLHPDPRPRALVIPRAALIRTGSRTVVITEVGEGHFRPVRVKAGIRSEHWVEILSGLHEGDRVVVSGQFLLDAESRFENVSERMEKGVRP
- a CDS encoding TolC family protein, which codes for MSFSGVLISGRRGSAGPSPGFPSTGTVHRLIVHFSACLLVVASVLRVGPYAGELPPLWAGTGDISGTSSHTVHPARQVLTLDQAIGLGLSGNPEIGKERADLARAAAFSIRAGELADPKIVIGEQYFPINLGMGESVLTMTTAGVRQSFLPWGQRSLIHQSAGLEKNASLWKLEDRKALLVRDIRIAWVEMIRIHRTENFLRSIGQLWEKAFQSALVRYRQGTGSESDVLLSQFQKDEIGDRLESLSLQKEEHLHLLMRLMHFSRPFRISPEEPRFPVLPSDVLLLDRLKDHPALQSLDAKVAAQERRVRASEKDKIPAVTVEGDYSYFMGPNLITSTPNLFSVLLTFNLPVRPGERQDPKIAEEEHELEALEDDREAIRQRLIEKVRDAEGAYRHLLRRRDLFDRILLPEAKRNVEAALAAYGTGILGMDRVLRAMEKLENVGIQEFSIRTDILKSEARLSYLAGVLPGGNHEP
- a CDS encoding efflux RND transporter permease subunit, with product MIARIIDWSIRRKYWVLALSLLLLVWGGVSLIKSPLDAIPDLSDTQVIVKAVYHGQPPSVVENQVTYPLTTAFLTIPGVRHVRGYSDFGNSLIYILFKEGTDQYWARSRVLEYLNQVESRLPPGVTATLGPDATGLGWVYEYALVDRTHRHDLSQLRALQDWFLKFELQSLHGVAEVASVGGMVKEFQVEVDPEKLLAYHVSLSRVERAIRASNGDVGGSVVDMGEAQYMVRTRGYIHSLSDIRNIPLAVGTGGDPVRLSDVATVHLGPELRQGVAELDGEGEVAGGIVITRGGTNALDVIRVVKEKIRALSPMLPPGVEVVTTYDRSRLILKSIRNLLEKLLEESVAVSLVCLLFLSRLRSSLVAILSLPVGIFAAFVLMARQGLTANIMSLGGIAVSVGVMVDAAIVMIENMHKHREFSGDAENPWDTALRSAREVGPSLFFSLLVITVSFLPIFALQEQEGRLFKPLAFTKTWSIAISAGLSITLVPVLMGFLIRGKIPAENNNPINRFLVLLYRPVIGGALRHRWMMLAIAGAFLVTAAIPLTHLGTEFMPPLYEGDLLYMPTLTPGVSVGESAHLLQITDRLIRTVPEVDRVFGQSGRAETATDSAHFTMFDTVVTLKPRNRWRPGMTLDRIKEELDRVVSLPGVSNIWTMPIINRVNMLSTGIKSPLGLKVTAPSLGTIDRLDRQIREVLLALPETASVYADRLTGGRYISVDVHRFRAARYGLNIEDVNRMVRTAIGGETLTTVVQGRERFPVNLRYARDERGSLEGLGSLLVPTPGGGQVPLSRLASLTIEDGPTMIKTENARLTGWIYIDIKGGDLGGYVARAKRAIARSVTLPAGTTLSWSGQYASIERARKRLALVLPLTLLIIVALLFVHFRNMAKTGMVLLSLPFAVLGSLWFLYGLHYRLSVAVITGMIALAGIAVEFGIVMILYLDRSVERRRSEGRLKTPKDLDQAIVEGTLYRLRPIAMTGTVILAGLLPIMVSHGTGSDVMKRIAAPMVGGMVTAIVLSLLVIPVLYRLWKETDLRRAEDGRQDLESPHTEGEGPLPSHSHFLKGGQS
- a CDS encoding ISL3 family transposase yields the protein MNPDLLNLSSYRVLRVEDADGDYQIKAETLSPPGRCVHCGSIDLVGFGRREQWIRDLPIHGKRVGIAVDTRRFRCKSCGRTFYEPLPAVDDKRLMTTRLKTWLEKKSLRHPFSQLAEETGVGALTIRKVFDDYAQDLKDSLSFETPEVLGIDEVHLIRRSRAVFTNIPSCFVIEMLPDRNKTTVARYLADLPDKGRIRCVAIDMWRPYQDAARETLPGVPIVVDKFHVLKMANAALDTLRKTVGVTLPPEKRRSLMRYRHVLLKRFSDLNEVQRKRLDEWSRDFPALTKAHQAKEGFFDIYESSSRSEAVRRYKDWDADLDPEIRTTFGPLLTAFQNWEGSILAYFDHRVTKACTESSNNLIRAVQRMGRGYSFDVLRARILFARHGAHRMKPFRRPGFMGKNRLEDDRALGYELPSQTLNRRKSASEWTPQHFWI
- a CDS encoding MFS transporter, producing the protein MTPQFAPPYRRGIRINRGQFLHQILQVFFVGLVIGMERTVLPALSGEFGVAKGSFLFLLSFVLSFGLVKGMLNFVAGSLADRFGRKRVLVAGWLAGLPIPFLILEARNWWWIVAANLFLGINQGFAWSMTVTSKLDITRPQERGLATGANESAGYLAMGVAGVATGYLSVRFGPRSALFGFGLTVVLAALAMSVLFVRETLPWARAEHDEHKEGSFSGPRPRFPRGVPDHPGAKEIFLLVSFRHPTFRALSQAGIANKIADTLVWGLFPVFFRSRGLSLTEIGWLTGLYAMTWGIAQTATGHLSDIVGRKKPIVGGLWCLGGGIAGIVLSRNVFLWGFFACVMGIGMALLYPTLVAAVADISPPAWRGRALGTYRYWRDTGYAVGAVLLGLLAQWEKETEIAFWTTAVLLGLSGLWVATGSEETHPGLNPADESGSDG
- a CDS encoding ORF6N domain-containing protein, with amino-acid sequence MTGSEFSNLKSQFVTSSWGGRRKLPLVFTEQGVSMLSSVLNSERAIQVNIAIMRAFVRIREMLSTHKELAFKLEELERKVGIHDQTIVQLIEAIRQLMELPAEKRNPIGFTTNEEG
- a CDS encoding ArsR/SmtB family transcription factor, which produces MDTARFILVAEMFSALSHPKRLEIISHIGWGERGSGELADLTGLSKANVSQHLNVLKARALVYCEKAGTSCRYRVTSPKVLEVCDLIRQIVLDQMETDSEKRKSLTEILPFSRERKEGA